One part of the Candidatus Eremiobacteraceae bacterium genome encodes these proteins:
- a CDS encoding prephenate dehydrogenase/arogenate dehydrogenase family protein, whose amino-acid sequence MRERRSNRIAILGTGLIGGSIGLAARAAGYSVEGWDTDRHALRTAKRRGAIDHAAKSLEAAVADKNIVVLAAPLDAILKQLPAVFSYATSGALIIDCAGVKMPVVQHAVRMLKRWPAVRFVAGHPIAGSERSGAKAASASLLKERVFALYAPPQRKRAEAWSDSKRFARRIGMEPFRADPRMHDRAIAGLSALPQLAATALALSAAPHAPRAWARIAGPGYRDATRLAASHFSIWRPGLEANRREVLRSIERLAKRVHGIETALRRRDWQTLMRIFSGAAKARRRVYPN is encoded by the coding sequence ATGCGCGAGCGTCGGTCTAACCGCATAGCGATCCTCGGCACCGGCCTCATCGGCGGATCGATCGGCCTCGCGGCCCGCGCCGCCGGCTATTCAGTAGAAGGATGGGATACTGACCGACACGCGCTTCGAACGGCGAAGCGTCGCGGCGCGATCGACCATGCGGCAAAGTCGCTTGAGGCCGCCGTCGCGGATAAGAACATCGTTGTGCTCGCCGCTCCGCTCGATGCGATTCTCAAGCAGCTGCCGGCCGTCTTCAGCTACGCGACGTCGGGTGCGCTGATCATCGACTGCGCCGGCGTGAAGATGCCGGTCGTTCAGCACGCGGTTCGCATGCTGAAACGATGGCCCGCAGTCCGGTTTGTCGCCGGACATCCGATCGCCGGAAGCGAGCGGTCCGGCGCGAAAGCCGCATCTGCATCTCTATTGAAGGAACGCGTGTTCGCACTGTACGCGCCGCCGCAGCGCAAGCGTGCGGAAGCGTGGTCCGACTCGAAACGCTTCGCGCGCCGCATCGGCATGGAGCCGTTTCGCGCGGATCCGCGAATGCACGACCGCGCGATCGCCGGCTTAAGCGCGCTGCCCCAACTCGCCGCGACTGCTCTGGCGCTATCGGCTGCGCCGCACGCGCCGCGAGCATGGGCAAGGATCGCAGGCCCCGGCTATCGCGATGCCACCCGGCTCGCGGCCTCGCACTTCTCGATTTGGCGACCCGGCCTGGAAGCGAACCGTAGAGAGGTATTGCGTTCCATTGAGCGGCTTGCCAAGCGAGTGCATGGTATTGAAACCGCGCTGCGGCGACGCGATTGGCAAACATTAATGCGCATCTTTTCCGGAGCCGCCAAAGCCAGGCGGCGGGTTTACCCGAATTGA
- the aroF gene encoding 3-deoxy-7-phosphoheptulonate synthase, with product MIVVIKRGASAAEAGSVVEKIKAMGFDVNVSQGAERLIIGVLGVRENKDVLAAQLASLAGVERVMPVSKSYKLVSREGAHSDTVVRLSNGAEIGNGTIHVIAGPCTVEGRAMLLETAEWVKSCGATMLRGGAFKPSTSPYSFQGMGKEGLEILAEARMLTGLPVVTEVLDPRDVPDVENNADILQIGARNMANFQLLKEVAKSRKPVMLKRGLSATIEEWLLAAEYIYAGGNHNVIMCERGIRTFETATRNTLDLNAVPLVKQLSHLPVVVDPSHATGKWDLVTPMARAAVAAGADGLMIEVHPRPSEALKDGFESLTFEKFGALMDAVRPVARAIGKPVASDARASV from the coding sequence ATGATCGTCGTCATCAAGCGCGGCGCGAGCGCGGCAGAAGCCGGCTCCGTCGTCGAGAAGATCAAAGCGATGGGCTTCGACGTCAACGTGTCGCAAGGCGCTGAACGTCTGATCATCGGCGTCCTTGGCGTGCGCGAGAACAAGGACGTGCTCGCGGCGCAACTGGCTAGTCTCGCAGGCGTCGAGCGCGTCATGCCCGTCAGCAAGTCGTACAAATTGGTCAGCCGCGAAGGCGCGCATTCCGATACCGTCGTCCGGCTTTCCAACGGCGCCGAGATCGGCAACGGCACGATCCACGTGATCGCAGGCCCATGCACGGTCGAAGGTCGCGCCATGCTCTTGGAAACGGCGGAATGGGTCAAGTCATGCGGCGCCACGATGCTTCGCGGCGGCGCGTTCAAGCCTAGCACGTCCCCGTATTCCTTTCAGGGCATGGGCAAGGAAGGATTGGAGATCCTCGCAGAGGCGCGCATGCTCACGGGGCTGCCGGTCGTCACCGAGGTCCTCGATCCGCGCGACGTGCCCGATGTCGAAAATAACGCCGACATCCTTCAGATCGGCGCGCGCAACATGGCGAATTTCCAATTGCTCAAAGAAGTCGCAAAATCGCGCAAGCCGGTCATGCTCAAGCGCGGGCTTTCGGCGACGATCGAAGAGTGGCTGCTGGCGGCCGAATACATCTATGCCGGCGGCAATCATAACGTGATCATGTGCGAGCGCGGCATACGCACGTTTGAGACCGCGACCCGAAATACGCTCGACCTCAATGCGGTGCCGCTCGTCAAGCAGCTCAGTCACTTGCCGGTCGTCGTCGATCCAAGTCACGCCACAGGCAAATGGGACTTGGTCACGCCGATGGCACGTGCGGCGGTCGCAGCCGGCGCAGATGGTTTGATGATCGAAGTCCATCCGCGGCCGAGCGAAGCGCTCAAGGACGGCTTCGAGTCGCTGACGTTCGAGAAGTTCGGCGCGCTCATGGATGCTGTTCGGCCTGTGGCCCGCGCGATCGGCAAACCGGTCGCGAGCGATGCGCGAGCGTCGGTCTAA
- the aroH gene encoding chorismate mutase, which yields MRGIRGAITAAENERGAVLDATARLLKEIVRANDVLPEMVAAAFFTTSADLNAAYPAEAARARGWTHVPLLCSHEMDVPGGLAQCIRVLVLINTERAPEDIKHIYLDGATALRPDLRGI from the coding sequence GTGCGAGGCATCCGCGGTGCGATCACCGCTGCGGAGAATGAACGCGGGGCGGTTCTGGATGCCACAGCGCGGCTGTTGAAAGAGATCGTGCGGGCGAACGACGTGCTGCCGGAAATGGTGGCCGCGGCGTTCTTCACGACGAGCGCCGATCTCAACGCGGCGTACCCGGCAGAAGCGGCTCGCGCGCGCGGCTGGACGCATGTGCCGCTGCTGTGCAGTCACGAGATGGACGTGCCGGGCGGCCTCGCGCAATGCATCCGAGTGCTCGTGCTCATCAACACGGAACGCGCGCCGGAAGACATAAAACACATCTATTTGGATGGAGCGACCGCGCTCCGGCCGGATTTGCGCGGGATTTAG
- a CDS encoding pseudouridine synthase gives MPIRLNKFLAQAGVASRRAADALVEEGRVTVNGSAAHLGAMVDPAHDDVRVSGKRVVQPEAPHLTIVLHKPAGVFTTMSDERGRRSIADLLPKGRRLFPVGRLDAESTGVLLCTSDGVLAQTLLHPSHEVEKRYKVTVASEPKPANLKRLGATAPRRNANGTHTFFVTLREGKNRQVRRMCANEGLRVVALARISFGPVALGVVKPGKWRPLTAAERAALEKLSMQGAQSRRAGGP, from the coding sequence TTGCCGATCCGGCTCAACAAATTTTTGGCTCAAGCAGGCGTTGCATCGCGCCGCGCCGCCGACGCGCTCGTCGAAGAAGGTCGCGTCACCGTAAACGGTTCGGCGGCGCATCTCGGCGCGATGGTCGATCCGGCGCACGACGACGTACGCGTGTCGGGCAAGCGCGTGGTTCAGCCTGAGGCCCCGCACCTGACGATCGTGCTGCACAAGCCCGCCGGCGTTTTCACGACGATGAGCGACGAGCGCGGGCGCCGTTCCATCGCCGATCTCTTGCCGAAAGGCCGACGTCTGTTTCCCGTAGGCCGGCTCGACGCGGAGTCGACGGGCGTGTTGCTGTGCACCTCCGACGGTGTGCTTGCGCAGACGCTGCTGCATCCATCGCACGAGGTCGAGAAGCGCTATAAGGTGACGGTTGCGAGCGAGCCTAAGCCCGCGAACTTGAAGAGGCTCGGAGCGACGGCGCCGCGGCGCAACGCGAACGGAACGCACACGTTCTTCGTAACCCTGCGCGAAGGCAAGAATCGGCAAGTGCGGCGTATGTGCGCGAATGAAGGGCTCCGCGTCGTCGCGCTGGCGCGCATATCGTTCGGCCCCGTCGCGCTCGGCGTGGTAAAGCCAGGCAAATGGCGACCGCTGACCGCCGCCGAGCGTGCGGCGCTGGAGAAACTGTCGATGCAGGGCGCGCAATCACGGCGCGCCGGCGGACCGTAG